One window of the Arthrobacter sp. zg-Y919 genome contains the following:
- the purD gene encoding phosphoribosylamine--glycine ligase has translation MKVLVVGPGGREHALVRALLADPYVREVHAAPGNAGIAQLVPVHAVDANDPAAVTELARSLGSDLVVIGPEAPLAAGVADALREAGFAVFGPSQAAAQLEASKAFAKQVMAAANVPTAMARVASSLEEASDALDTFGIPYVVKDDGLAAGKGVVVTSDRDEALDHARACFDAGGSVVIEEFLDGPEVSLFVLSDGRHVVPLAPAQDFKRIFNDDAGPNTGGMGAYSPLDWAPAGLVQEVVRRVAQPTIDEMASRGTPFVGVLYCGLALTTRGVRVIEFNARFGDPETQAVLARLKTPLGGLLMAAATGSLDAMEQLKWDPRPAVAVVVAAENYPDSPRTGDRVRGLKKAGRLEGVHVLHAGTRLKKDKVRSAGGRVLAVVGLGTDLEEARSRAYAGVDLIRLEGSQHRTDIALKAARGEVRVPEGSAGGDGGGAAPEPDVAHEGELA, from the coding sequence GTGAAGGTTCTCGTTGTTGGCCCAGGCGGCCGCGAACATGCCCTTGTCCGAGCACTCCTGGCCGATCCCTACGTCCGCGAGGTCCACGCAGCCCCCGGCAATGCGGGCATTGCCCAGCTGGTCCCGGTCCACGCCGTTGACGCCAATGACCCCGCTGCGGTCACGGAACTGGCCCGCAGCCTCGGCTCCGATCTGGTGGTCATCGGCCCGGAAGCGCCGCTTGCCGCCGGAGTGGCAGATGCCCTGCGCGAAGCGGGGTTCGCAGTCTTCGGCCCGTCGCAGGCTGCCGCACAGCTCGAAGCCTCCAAGGCCTTCGCCAAGCAGGTCATGGCAGCGGCCAACGTGCCCACCGCCATGGCGCGGGTAGCCAGCTCCCTCGAGGAGGCCTCGGACGCGCTGGACACTTTCGGCATCCCGTACGTGGTCAAGGACGACGGGCTTGCCGCGGGTAAGGGCGTGGTGGTGACCTCGGACCGGGATGAAGCCCTCGACCACGCCCGGGCCTGCTTCGACGCCGGCGGCAGCGTCGTCATCGAGGAATTCCTGGACGGCCCCGAAGTTTCGCTCTTCGTACTGTCCGACGGCCGGCATGTGGTGCCGCTGGCTCCTGCCCAGGATTTCAAACGGATCTTCAACGACGACGCCGGCCCGAACACCGGGGGCATGGGCGCCTATTCGCCGCTGGACTGGGCTCCGGCCGGGTTGGTGCAGGAAGTGGTCCGCCGGGTCGCGCAGCCGACCATCGACGAAATGGCATCCCGCGGCACTCCCTTTGTCGGCGTCCTCTACTGCGGGCTGGCCCTGACCACGCGCGGGGTGCGGGTCATCGAATTCAATGCCCGCTTCGGGGATCCCGAGACGCAGGCGGTGCTGGCCCGGTTGAAGACCCCGCTCGGCGGACTCCTGATGGCGGCGGCCACAGGCAGCCTCGACGCCATGGAACAGCTCAAATGGGACCCCCGGCCCGCCGTCGCCGTGGTGGTGGCCGCCGAAAACTATCCGGACAGCCCGCGGACCGGGGACCGGGTGCGCGGCTTGAAGAAAGCCGGACGGCTGGAAGGTGTACATGTTCTGCACGCCGGCACCAGGCTGAAGAAGGACAAGGTGCGCAGCGCCGGGGGCCGGGTGCTGGCCGTCGTCGGGCTGGGCACGGATTTGGAAGAGGCGAGGAGCCGCGCCTACGCCGGCGTCGACCTCATCCGGTTGGAAGGGTCCCAGCACCGCACAGATATTGCCCTCAAGGCCGCCCGCGGCGAAGTCCGGGTGCCGGAAGGCAGCGCGGGAGGGGACGGCGGCGGGGCAGCGCCGGAACCCGATGTTGCCCATGAGGGGGAACTGGCGTGA
- the purF gene encoding amidophosphoribosyltransferase, which translates to MARGDGQLSHDLLPGEKGPQDACGVFGVWAPGEEVAKLTYYGLYALQHRGQESAGIATSDGNRISVYKDMGLVSQVFDETTLNTLVGHIAVGHCRYSTTGASHWANAQPTLGATASGTVALAHNGNLTNSAELYEQILEREGRPRAGEIAQGNTSDTALVTALLNGSDGRSLEDTAMELLPKLHGAFSFVFMDEGTLYAARDTFGVRPLVLGRLERGWVVASEASALATVGASFIREIKPGEFIAIDESGVRSRTFGEPTPAGCVFEYVYLARPDATIAGRSVYESRVEMGRQLARENSVEADIVIPVPESGTPAAVGYAEESGIPFAHGFVKNSYVGRTFIQPSQTLRQLGIKLKLNALESVIRGKRVIVVDDSIVRGNTQRAIVRMLHEAGAVEVHVKISSPPVKWPCFYGIDFASRAELIANGAAVEEICASIGADSLAYISEDGMINATMQPRERLCTACFTGSYPIALPSADRLGKSLLEPSNPAEDSGATGCDPGPDSEFENLLTDTEKKEAV; encoded by the coding sequence ATGGCACGCGGAGACGGACAGCTTTCCCATGATCTACTCCCCGGCGAAAAAGGCCCGCAGGATGCGTGCGGTGTCTTCGGAGTCTGGGCCCCCGGCGAAGAGGTAGCAAAACTTACCTATTACGGGCTCTACGCACTACAGCACCGCGGACAGGAATCCGCCGGCATTGCCACCAGCGACGGCAACCGCATCAGCGTGTACAAGGACATGGGACTGGTGTCCCAGGTCTTCGACGAAACCACGCTCAATACACTTGTCGGGCACATTGCGGTGGGGCACTGCAGGTACTCGACCACCGGCGCCTCGCACTGGGCCAACGCGCAGCCCACCCTCGGAGCCACCGCCAGCGGCACCGTGGCCCTGGCCCACAACGGCAACCTCACCAACTCGGCGGAGCTGTACGAGCAGATCCTCGAACGCGAGGGCCGGCCCCGTGCCGGTGAAATCGCCCAGGGCAACACCTCCGACACGGCTTTGGTCACCGCGCTGCTCAACGGCAGCGACGGACGGTCCCTGGAGGACACCGCCATGGAACTGCTGCCGAAGCTCCACGGCGCGTTTTCCTTCGTGTTTATGGACGAGGGCACCCTGTACGCCGCCCGGGACACCTTTGGGGTCCGCCCGCTCGTGCTGGGACGCCTGGAACGCGGCTGGGTGGTGGCATCCGAAGCGTCCGCCCTCGCCACAGTCGGCGCCAGCTTCATCCGCGAGATCAAACCGGGGGAATTCATCGCGATCGACGAATCCGGTGTGCGCAGCCGCACCTTCGGAGAGCCGACGCCGGCGGGCTGCGTCTTTGAATACGTCTACCTTGCCCGCCCCGACGCCACAATCGCCGGCCGTTCGGTCTATGAATCCCGCGTCGAGATGGGCCGCCAGCTGGCGCGGGAAAACTCGGTCGAGGCGGATATCGTCATCCCGGTCCCCGAGTCCGGCACCCCGGCAGCGGTGGGCTACGCGGAGGAGTCCGGGATCCCCTTCGCGCACGGTTTCGTCAAGAACTCCTATGTGGGGCGTACATTCATCCAGCCCAGCCAGACCCTCCGCCAGCTCGGCATCAAGCTCAAGCTGAATGCGTTGGAATCCGTGATCCGCGGCAAACGGGTGATCGTGGTGGATGACTCGATCGTGCGCGGCAATACCCAGCGGGCCATCGTACGCATGCTGCACGAGGCCGGGGCCGTCGAGGTCCACGTCAAGATTTCCTCTCCCCCGGTCAAGTGGCCCTGTTTTTACGGGATCGACTTCGCCTCACGTGCCGAACTGATCGCGAACGGCGCCGCGGTGGAGGAAATCTGTGCTTCCATCGGCGCCGACAGCCTGGCGTACATTTCCGAGGACGGGATGATCAACGCGACCATGCAGCCGCGGGAACGGCTGTGTACAGCCTGCTTCACGGGAAGCTACCCGATCGCCCTGCCGTCAGCGGACCGCCTCGGCAAGAGCCTGCTGGAGCCCTCCAATCCTGCGGAGGACAGCGGAGCCACCGGATGTGATCCGGGTCCTGACAGCGAGTTCGAGAACCTGCTTACCGATACCGAAAAGAAAGAGGCCGTATGA
- a CDS encoding septum formation family protein: MSDQKNTPAAGFPPPEKDSTPGAFPDLSAHSDSPAWLSEDGNHDAGVWERSFEGVADGEMPAADAKGEDRDGAAGEGGDQGRAAGDETPNADLPAEPVVVAPEDLELEEPSLADPALGEDAVEAAELDEVASETAAVEANAAEAGRLSGLEPAPAGAEIPVNTEGSGTAVPEDTVAPEDTAIEAEAESGSEAAGSGAGDDAGDDAANDAANDNAEGSDTAGAPETAADGEAGTEAAGQPEEVVESADEKTDSAGETAADLAKDTEAKPEKDAQEPGTPAESGTENTVDAGQEPTADTVIRVEAVEKPAAEPHAGGADALHGINAAAPVTGALPDQEPKAVDAAASPAATAAVPAGETRRSRRLAESQAAAAAGAAARKPAGTSTDVENPGADRSSSAAGMGTPAGGAQDPAKDGGRGKRNTRLLLVIGGVVLAAVIAILLFVFVFNDKEEGVLSEDVSPIELEAGACLQDWDDVNSSATVVTCETPHDAQLVATDSFTEDAAFPGTGALEERVDEVCAAVKYSDAATQFPGLKLTKSIPTEQTWATGDRRVDCFVFAPEGQELTESLLAE; the protein is encoded by the coding sequence ATGAGCGATCAGAAAAATACACCGGCAGCGGGTTTTCCGCCACCGGAGAAGGACAGTACGCCGGGTGCCTTCCCTGATCTGAGCGCACATTCGGACTCCCCCGCTTGGCTTTCCGAAGACGGAAACCACGATGCCGGGGTGTGGGAACGCAGCTTTGAGGGTGTTGCCGACGGTGAAATGCCCGCTGCGGATGCGAAGGGTGAGGATCGGGACGGTGCCGCTGGTGAAGGCGGCGATCAAGGCCGGGCCGCTGGTGATGAAACTCCCAACGCAGACCTCCCCGCGGAACCTGTGGTTGTGGCACCCGAGGACCTGGAACTGGAAGAACCCTCACTGGCCGATCCGGCGCTGGGCGAGGACGCCGTAGAAGCTGCTGAGCTGGACGAAGTCGCCTCGGAAACCGCCGCCGTGGAGGCCAATGCCGCTGAAGCAGGACGCCTTTCCGGACTCGAACCCGCGCCCGCCGGCGCCGAAATTCCTGTGAACACTGAAGGCTCCGGCACTGCTGTACCCGAAGACACTGTTGCCCCCGAAGATACTGCGATAGAGGCAGAGGCAGAGTCCGGCAGCGAGGCTGCCGGTTCCGGCGCCGGGGACGACGCCGGGGACGACGCCGCGAATGACGCTGCAAATGACAACGCCGAAGGTTCCGACACCGCTGGAGCCCCGGAAACGGCGGCTGATGGGGAGGCCGGAACCGAGGCCGCAGGGCAGCCTGAGGAGGTCGTCGAATCCGCAGACGAAAAGACTGACAGCGCCGGTGAAACGGCGGCTGATCTCGCGAAGGACACGGAGGCCAAACCGGAAAAGGACGCCCAGGAGCCCGGGACCCCCGCCGAGTCAGGCACGGAGAACACTGTGGACGCCGGTCAGGAACCGACTGCGGACACGGTGATCCGAGTGGAGGCCGTCGAGAAACCGGCAGCGGAACCACATGCCGGTGGGGCGGACGCCCTGCACGGCATAAATGCCGCAGCACCCGTGACGGGCGCGCTTCCCGACCAGGAGCCTAAAGCCGTCGACGCCGCTGCTTCACCCGCCGCCACGGCCGCTGTTCCCGCCGGCGAAACCCGCCGGTCCCGCCGGCTCGCCGAAAGCCAGGCGGCCGCAGCAGCGGGGGCGGCAGCACGGAAGCCGGCCGGCACATCCACGGACGTTGAGAACCCCGGTGCAGACCGTTCCAGCTCCGCCGCCGGGATGGGAACTCCTGCCGGTGGTGCCCAGGACCCCGCAAAGGATGGCGGCAGGGGCAAACGCAACACGCGTCTGCTGCTCGTGATCGGCGGTGTCGTACTGGCCGCCGTCATCGCCATCCTGTTGTTTGTGTTCGTGTTTAACGACAAGGAAGAAGGAGTCCTTTCCGAAGACGTCAGCCCGATCGAGCTCGAAGCCGGCGCGTGCCTGCAGGACTGGGATGACGTGAACTCCTCGGCGACCGTTGTCACCTGCGAGACACCGCATGATGCACAGCTGGTTGCCACCGACAGCTTCACCGAGGATGCTGCGTTCCCCGGCACCGGCGCCCTGGAAGAACGGGTCGACGAGGTCTGCGCAGCCGTGAAGTACTCCGATGCGGCAACACAATTCCCCGGCTTGAAGTTGACCAAGTCCATTCCCACCGAACAGACCTGGGCCACCGGCGACCGCCGCGTGGACTGCTTCGTCTTTGCTCCGGAGGGCCAGGAACTCACGGAATCCCTGCTGGCTGAATAA
- a CDS encoding DUF3073 domain-containing protein, whose translation MGRGRQKAKATKQAREMKYFTPATDYSALQRELSGPTSRPSSRYPEEPAEPDYSAYEDKYADQFGDDDDDEGNRRAG comes from the coding sequence ATGGGGCGCGGCCGTCAAAAGGCAAAAGCAACCAAGCAGGCCCGGGAGATGAAGTACTTCACCCCGGCCACGGACTACTCGGCGCTTCAGCGCGAGCTCTCAGGACCGACGAGTCGTCCATCCAGTCGATATCCCGAGGAACCGGCTGAGCCCGACTACTCGGCGTACGAAGATAAGTACGCGGATCAATTTGGCGACGATGACGATGATGAGGGTAACCGCCGCGCAGGCTAG
- a CDS encoding sterol carrier family protein — protein MARRRISGEDGRAALQAVAAGRTDRGTTAMAVRYSLEELAERAPGNSVEVRVPPFGVTQCVAGPRHTRGTPPNVIETDGATWLALVTGAQSWTDAVAAGKVAASGLRADLAGVLPLFGSGS, from the coding sequence GTGGCACGGCGCCGGATTTCCGGAGAAGACGGCCGGGCCGCGCTGCAGGCAGTGGCCGCCGGAAGAACGGACCGGGGCACCACGGCTATGGCGGTGCGTTATTCGCTGGAGGAACTTGCCGAACGCGCACCCGGCAACAGTGTGGAGGTCCGGGTCCCGCCGTTCGGCGTCACCCAGTGCGTGGCCGGCCCCCGGCATACCCGCGGCACTCCCCCGAATGTCATCGAGACCGACGGCGCCACCTGGCTCGCGCTGGTCACGGGCGCGCAGTCCTGGACCGATGCCGTCGCAGCGGGCAAGGTGGCGGCCTCGGGGCTGCGCGCGGACCTGGCGGGCGTGCTGCCGCTCTTCGGCAGCGGTTCCTAG
- the purM gene encoding phosphoribosylformylglycinamidine cyclo-ligase, with protein MNAPDTSITYASAGVDVEAGDRAVELMKAAVKATHNSSVLGGVGGFAGLYDASRLLTYRKPLLATSTDGVGTKVAIAQALDIHDTIGFDLVGMVVDDIVVVGAEPLFMTDYIACGKVVPERIAAIVRGIAAACEVAGTALVGGETAEHPGLLGEHEYDVAGAATGVVEADRLLGPDRVRSGDVVIAMASSGIHSNGYSLVRHVINRAGWQLERQVSELGRTLGEELLEPTRVYATDCLDLARYEAAGVHAFSHVTGGGLAANLARVLPKGLQATVDRATWELPPVFKLIAELGNVPQPDLERTLNLGVGMVAIVDAGGADAALSRLAARGVPAWAMGTVGQSETPAGADPDFVQGAKGVDGGAVRLVGAYA; from the coding sequence ATGAACGCCCCCGACACCTCCATCACCTACGCCTCCGCAGGGGTGGATGTCGAAGCCGGAGACAGAGCCGTTGAGCTGATGAAGGCGGCGGTGAAGGCCACCCACAATTCCTCGGTCCTGGGCGGGGTAGGCGGGTTCGCAGGCCTCTACGACGCCTCCCGTCTGCTTACGTACCGGAAGCCGCTGCTCGCAACGTCCACCGACGGAGTGGGTACCAAGGTCGCGATTGCCCAGGCCCTGGACATCCATGACACCATCGGGTTCGATCTGGTGGGCATGGTGGTGGACGACATCGTGGTGGTGGGTGCCGAACCGCTCTTTATGACCGATTACATCGCCTGCGGCAAGGTGGTGCCGGAGCGGATCGCAGCCATCGTCCGCGGCATCGCGGCGGCCTGTGAGGTGGCCGGGACGGCCCTGGTGGGTGGGGAAACCGCCGAGCACCCCGGCCTCCTAGGTGAGCACGAGTACGACGTCGCCGGCGCGGCCACCGGTGTGGTGGAAGCGGACCGCCTGCTCGGCCCGGACCGCGTGCGCAGTGGAGACGTAGTCATCGCCATGGCATCATCGGGCATCCATTCCAACGGTTATTCACTGGTCCGCCATGTCATCAACCGTGCCGGGTGGCAGCTCGAACGCCAGGTTTCCGAACTGGGACGCACCCTGGGCGAGGAACTGCTGGAGCCTACCCGGGTCTACGCCACCGACTGCCTGGACCTGGCCCGCTACGAAGCCGCCGGCGTCCACGCCTTCAGCCACGTGACCGGTGGCGGTCTGGCGGCGAATCTCGCCCGTGTGCTGCCCAAGGGGCTGCAGGCAACCGTAGACCGCGCCACGTGGGAGCTGCCTCCCGTCTTCAAGCTGATTGCCGAGCTGGGCAATGTTCCACAGCCGGACCTGGAACGGACACTGAACCTCGGCGTCGGCATGGTGGCGATCGTCGACGCGGGTGGCGCTGACGCCGCGCTCAGCCGGCTCGCTGCCCGCGGGGTCCCTGCATGGGCCATGGGCACCGTCGGGCAGTCCGAAACCCCGGCCGGCGCCGATCCTGATTTTGTCCAGGGTGCCAAGGGGGTCGACGGCGGCGCCGTGCGGCTCGTCGGAGCCTACGCCTAG
- a CDS encoding metallophosphoesterase — protein MAGTGAAALAYGVLIERNRFGVREETVRVLPAGSPSLRVLHLSDIHFVPGQDRKVRWLQGLADLEPDLVVNTGDNLSHSQAVPAVLEALKPVLRFPGVFVPGSNDYYAPVLKSPFTYFTGPSKHTREPKELPWTTLFGSFQDAGWQDLTNTSSTLDLPGLRLNFSGVDDPHLQRDRYPGFAGDDVPADNTAAAGTSAAPEVKIGVAHAPYQRVLNQFTGGGADIILAGHTHGGQVCIPGYGALVSNCDLPTWQARGLTSWAHAGRRVPLNVSAGIGTSRFAPVRFACRPEAVLLTLAARDS, from the coding sequence ATGGCCGGAACCGGGGCTGCGGCCCTTGCCTACGGCGTCCTGATTGAACGGAACCGCTTCGGTGTCCGGGAGGAAACGGTCCGCGTCCTTCCGGCCGGAAGCCCGTCCCTGCGCGTCCTGCACCTATCGGACATCCACTTTGTTCCCGGCCAGGACCGCAAGGTCCGCTGGCTGCAGGGCCTTGCGGATCTGGAGCCGGACCTCGTGGTCAACACGGGCGACAACCTGAGCCACTCCCAGGCCGTTCCCGCGGTGCTTGAGGCGTTGAAGCCCGTGCTGCGGTTCCCGGGTGTTTTTGTCCCGGGGTCCAATGATTACTACGCGCCGGTCTTGAAGAGCCCGTTTACCTATTTCACCGGGCCGTCGAAGCACACTCGCGAGCCGAAGGAACTCCCTTGGACCACACTGTTCGGGTCGTTCCAGGACGCTGGCTGGCAGGATCTGACGAATACCAGCAGCACTTTGGACCTGCCGGGCCTGCGGTTGAATTTTTCCGGCGTTGATGACCCGCATCTGCAGCGCGACAGGTACCCGGGCTTTGCCGGAGACGACGTGCCGGCGGACAACACCGCTGCTGCGGGAACCAGTGCAGCCCCCGAAGTGAAGATCGGCGTCGCACATGCTCCCTACCAGCGGGTGCTCAACCAGTTCACCGGCGGTGGAGCCGACATCATCCTCGCCGGGCATACCCATGGCGGGCAGGTCTGCATCCCCGGCTACGGCGCATTGGTCAGCAACTGCGACCTGCCGACGTGGCAGGCCCGCGGCCTGACCTCATGGGCGCACGCCGGACGGCGGGTGCCCTTGAACGTATCGGCCGGCATCGGCACGTCCCGGTTCGCCCCGGTGCGCTTTGCCTGCCGCCCCGAAGCGGTCCTGCTGACGCTGGCAGCCCGCGACTCCTGA
- a CDS encoding phosphoribosylaminoimidazolesuccinocarboxamide synthase, giving the protein MSGTDSPAGGAPRLPGWRHIYSGKVRDLYVPAGAEGAGDRVLVVASDRISAYDHVLGSTIPDKGRILTQLSLWWFDQLGDIPNHVISANEGVPGAVAGRAMICRKLEMFPVECIARGYLTGSGLTEYTAAGTVCGLPLPDGLQDGSRIEPAIFTPSAKAEQGEHDENITYEAVVDTVGAGTAEELRSLTLQIYTRAEAVARERGIILADTKVEFGRDPLTGAVTLGDEVLTPDSSRFWDAALYSPGKAQPSFDKQYVRDWLTSPASGWDRHSDAAPPLLPADVVERTRARYVEAYERLTGKTFA; this is encoded by the coding sequence GTGAGCGGGACGGACAGCCCGGCCGGCGGCGCGCCCCGGCTGCCGGGCTGGCGGCATATCTATTCCGGTAAGGTCCGGGACCTGTACGTTCCAGCGGGCGCGGAGGGCGCCGGTGACCGTGTGCTTGTGGTGGCCAGCGACCGGATCAGTGCCTATGACCATGTCCTGGGCAGCACCATCCCGGACAAGGGCAGGATCCTGACCCAGCTCAGCCTGTGGTGGTTTGACCAGCTCGGGGACATCCCGAACCATGTGATCTCCGCGAACGAGGGCGTTCCCGGGGCGGTCGCGGGGCGGGCAATGATCTGCAGGAAGCTGGAGATGTTCCCGGTCGAGTGCATCGCCCGCGGCTACCTCACCGGTTCCGGGCTGACCGAGTACACGGCAGCCGGGACCGTCTGCGGGCTGCCGCTCCCGGACGGGCTCCAGGATGGGTCCCGGATTGAACCGGCGATCTTTACCCCTTCGGCCAAGGCAGAGCAGGGCGAACACGACGAGAACATCACCTATGAAGCGGTGGTGGACACGGTGGGCGCCGGCACCGCGGAAGAGCTGCGTTCGCTGACGCTGCAGATCTACACCCGGGCCGAAGCCGTTGCCCGGGAACGCGGGATCATCCTTGCCGACACCAAGGTGGAGTTCGGGAGGGACCCGCTGACCGGTGCCGTCACCCTGGGGGATGAGGTACTGACCCCGGACTCGTCCCGTTTCTGGGACGCGGCGCTGTACTCGCCGGGGAAGGCCCAGCCGTCTTTCGATAAGCAGTACGTACGGGACTGGCTGACCTCCCCGGCATCGGGTTGGGACAGGCATTCCGATGCCGCTCCGCCGCTCCTGCCGGCCGACGTCGTCGAACGCACCCGGGCCCGGTACGTGGAGGCCTATGAGCGGCTCACCGGGAAGACCTTCGCCTAA
- a CDS encoding asparaginase, which translates to MNATFTASDAVELAVLERNGFIESRHIGSAVVMAADGSVVTELGDITTPIFPRSTLKPFQAVAAMQSGVPLRGPQVALAAASHVGSREHTDVVRGMLAAAGVTEEHLQCPADWPQDTEARNELIRGGKGPQRIAFNCSGKHAAFLWACTENNWDHATYLDPRHPLQRRIAEVIEEFTGETVKHWAVDGCGAPLAAVSLTGLARGIGRLSKAPSGKHGNARAATVATAMLDYPWAVHGHGRENSIVMEDLGIIAKNGAEGVLVLGTDTGVSVALKMLDGNTRAASLVGLTLLAASGAVDPVAVEKVLDKIMQPVLGGGVPVGSLRLGAPVTALLG; encoded by the coding sequence ATGAACGCAACTTTTACCGCGTCCGACGCCGTTGAACTGGCAGTACTCGAGCGCAACGGCTTTATTGAATCCCGGCACATCGGCTCCGCCGTCGTGATGGCCGCTGACGGATCGGTGGTCACGGAACTGGGTGACATCACCACGCCGATTTTCCCGCGCTCCACGCTCAAGCCCTTTCAGGCTGTCGCCGCCATGCAGTCGGGGGTCCCGCTGCGCGGACCGCAGGTGGCCCTGGCAGCCGCCAGCCACGTCGGGTCCCGTGAACACACCGACGTCGTCCGCGGCATGCTGGCCGCCGCCGGCGTGACCGAGGAGCACCTGCAGTGCCCGGCGGATTGGCCGCAGGACACCGAGGCCCGCAACGAACTGATCCGCGGGGGCAAGGGGCCGCAGCGGATCGCCTTCAACTGCTCCGGAAAGCACGCCGCCTTCCTCTGGGCCTGCACCGAGAACAACTGGGACCATGCCACCTACCTGGACCCGCGGCATCCGCTGCAGCGCAGGATCGCCGAGGTAATCGAAGAATTCACCGGTGAGACCGTGAAGCACTGGGCCGTGGACGGCTGCGGCGCACCGCTGGCTGCTGTGTCCCTCACCGGACTGGCCCGCGGGATCGGACGGCTGTCCAAGGCGCCGTCCGGCAAGCACGGCAACGCCCGCGCGGCGACGGTTGCCACGGCCATGCTTGACTACCCGTGGGCTGTCCACGGCCACGGCCGCGAGAACTCCATCGTGATGGAAGACCTGGGCATCATCGCCAAGAACGGTGCCGAAGGTGTCCTGGTGCTGGGCACCGACACGGGCGTCTCGGTGGCCTTGAAAATGCTTGACGGCAACACGCGCGCCGCATCCCTGGTGGGACTGACGCTGCTGGCCGCCAGCGGCGCCGTCGATCCCGTGGCGGTCGAGAAGGTGCTGGACAAGATCATGCAGCCGGTGCTCGGCGGTGGCGTCCCGGTGGGGAGCCTGCGCCTGGGCGCACCCGTCACCGCACTGCTGGGCTAG